The following DNA comes from Caulobacter mirabilis.
TGGCTCGACTTCCTGACCGGCCTGGTCCCGGTCAACGTGCTGGGCCTCAGCGCTTCGACGACCATCACCGACGGCGTCGCCAAGACCAGCCTGTCGTTCAACGTGCTGCAGATCGTCGTCGTGGCCCTCGTCGCCGGCGTCGCGGCCCTTCGGGTCGGCGAGGCCGGCGCAGGATTCCTCGCTTTCAACGCCTCCGCCCTGGCCGTGATCCGCAAGGTGCTCTGGTGGGTGATCCGCCTGACCCCGGTCGGCACCATCGGCCTGTTCGGCAACGCGGTCGCCCGCTACGGCTGGGACGCGCTGGGACAGCTGGGAGCCTTCGCCGGCGCGGTCTACATCGGCCTCGCCCTGGTCCTGCTGGTCGTCTACCCGAGCCTGCTGGCCCTGAACGGCCTCAACCCGGTTCGCTTCTTCCGCGGCGCCTGGCCGGCGATGCAGCTGGGCTTCGTCTCGCGCAGCTCGATCGGAACCCTCCCGTTGACCGAGGCCGCCGCCGAGCGGCTGGGCGTGCCGCGCCCCTACGCCGCCTTCGCCGTGCCGCTGGGCGCGACGACCAAGATGGACGGCTGCGCGGCTGTCTATCCGGCAGTGGCGGCGATCTTCGTGGCGCAGTTCTTCGGCCTGCCGCTGAGCATCGGCGACTACCTGCTGATCGTGTTCGTGTCGGTGATCGGCTCGGCCGCCACCGCAGGCCTGACCGGGGCGGTGGTCATGCTGACCCTGACGTTGTCGACCCTCGGCCTGCCGCTCGAGGGCGTCGGCCTGCTGCTGGCCATCGACCCGATCCTCGACATGGGCCGCACCGCCGTGAACGTCGCCGGCCAGGCGCTGGTCCCGACCCTGGTGGCCAAACAGCAGGGCATCCTCGACCAGGCCGCCTACGACGCCGCCGGGGAAGGCTCGGCGCCCGGCGAACAGCCAGCCTAGGGCGCACCCGCTCGCCTTCCGCGTTCAATCGCCGCGTAGGGAAAATCCCCCATGGCGCAAATCTCGACTTTGGGTTGTATTTACCACGTCGAGAGCCTTCCCCCATCTCGGCGGACGACCTTCTCCTAGGGCTCCGCCTGGTTGCGGAGCCCATTCTTTTGAAAGGCGATCAGCGCGGCGAAGGCGAGGATTCGCCGGGCTCGGCGTCCAGAGCCAGACGGAGAGGCTGTACCATCCCCGACGGCGGCGAGGGGAAGCGCCGACCGGCGGAGAGCGCCTGCAGATCCGGCTCCATATCCTCGTCGCCGGCCGCGACCGTGGCGACCCGACGAACCCCGCCGTCCGCGTCGATCCAGAGCTTGACCTCGACCGAGACCGCCTGCCCGGGCGCCGGCGCCGCTTCGGAAAGACGCCGACGCAGCCGGACGGCCGGCTCCGCTGCCTCAGACAGCCAGGCGGAGACGGTCGCGGTGACCTGTTCCGCGTAGGCGATCCATCCGGCTGGAACCTCTCCCGGCGCGGGCGGCTGGGCCTGCGCCCCGCCGCCCAGGCCCAGCGCCGCCGCCAGGCCGACGGCGAACGTCCGCCAACGCGGCGCCGCGGCGCCCATCAGCGAGCGGCCGGCGCGGGAGCCGCGACCGGCTGCGGGAGGCGCTCCCGCTCGAAGGTGACCGTGGCCAGCTTGGCGTCCAGCCCCTTCACCACGTCGCCGGTGAGGTCGTTGGCGAAGTTGCCGCCAAGCGCCGAACCGCGATCCAGCAGCAGGCCGCACTTCTTGGCCGCATAGGCCTGGGCGACCACCGGCTGGGCCTCGTTGGCGATACGCTCCATGACCTTGGCGCGCGTCGCTTCAATCTCGCGGCCAGCGTGGGCGGCCTTCTGCTGCAGCGTCTGCCAGCGAGCGTCCAGGGCCTCGGCCTTCTGGCGCCGCGCGGGGTTGTCCGGCTGCCCTTCGAGGGCGCGCAGTTCGGTCTCGATCGGCTGGCGCTCGGCCTCGACCTCGGCCTGGGCGGTCCGGGTCAGGTCGGCCAGGCGGGTGCTGGCCGCCTTGCCGGCGGCGGCGTTGGCGAAGACGGCCTCACGCGACAGCAGACAGACGCCCGGAACAACGGGACCGCCGAGCGGCTGGGCGGCCGGCGCGGGCTGGGCGAAAGCGGGCAGCGCGACGGCGAGCGCGCCGACGGCGGGGACGAACGAACGGAGCATCATGGACTTAGGCTTTCTTCGACGAGGTCGCGGGCTCCGGCTGGGCCGCACCCTGCCGGGTCAGCAGCGCGCCGAAGCGTTCGAGGGAGGCCAGGTGGAAATGCGCCAACGCCAGCCAGCCGTTGCGGTGCCAGTCGAGTACGACAGCATCATCAAGCTTTGCGAACCGTTCCGTGTCGATCACCTGGAAGCCGTCCAGCCCAAGCTGGCGGCCATCCGGCAAAGTGGCGTCCGCGCGGCGGTCGATGAGCAGGTCCTGCTCGCGCAGAGCGGCGGCGAACGCCAGCGTAGCGTCGGCTTCGGCCTGGAAGGCGTTGCAGAAGGCCATGGCCTCCTGGGTCAGCGGCGTGGGACGCCCCTCCTCGAAGAGGGCGCGGCCTTCCTCGCCGGCCGTGACGACACGATCCGACGCCGCGTCGATGGCCAGGGCGAAGCCGGACGGATTGACCGTGGCGATGAAGCCGAACGGATAGCGGCGGACATAGGCCGGAACATAGGCGTCCTCCGCCCAACGGCCGTTGGTCACGAAGAGGTTGCGCTGCTCCAGGCCCAGGATCGCGATCGGCTGAGCGACCTCGCCGGCCGAGAACACGACGGGATAGCAGCGGGCCGCCGCGGCCAGCTCGGCCACCACGATGGGCGAGAAGGCCGTATCTGCGGCGAAGCCCAGGTCGCCGTCCTTCAGCCGCCAATCGGCATGATGAATGCCGTTCAGGGGATGGGGCTCGCGATAGAAGAGCGGCAGATCCAGCGACGGCTCGGCGGCAGGCGCCTTGGACGCGTCGGTCATGGGATAACTCCAGTCTCAGGGGTTCCGGGGAGCGTCGGTTCACGCCCCCCGGGCGGGCCGGCTAGTCGCCGAAGCCCAGGAACCGGCCGGTGATGATGGCCGGGATGTCGTTGGTCGCGGGCTTGGCGCGCTCGGCGAGGCGCGAAGCCTCGGCGATCACCGAGCTGGTCGCCGACGAAGCGGCGGTCAGGGCGCCGGTGTTCACCGCCGCGACCACCGGGATGCCGACGGCCTTGCCCTTGACCTGGATGTTGGCGGCGTTGACCACCTGCAGCGCGGCCAGGTTGACGTTGCCCGAGACCCGGATGCCCGCCTCGCCGGCGTCGATCGTGCCGAGAGGGGCGATCAGATCGACGTCGCCCGCCGGGATCTCCGGGATCGGGTTCAGCGTGGCGATGCCGGCGCCGGTGTTCATCGTCGGCGGCGACAGCGTGACGTTGCCGTAGGGGTCGTAGACCCGGCGCGGCGGCTGATAGACGGCCGTCGACTTGGAGCCGCGGCCGGCGTTGATGTCGCCTTCCGCCGACCACATCATCAGGTCGCCGCCAAAGGTGGTGAACACCCGGCTCTGGCCCAGCAGCACCGACTTCAGCGAGTAGACGTCGATGTCGCCCGACCCCATGGACAGCACGCCCGCCGTCGCCGGCGGCTGCACGCCCCCGACTCCGACCAGGGTCTGGCCGCCGGCCACCAGGATCTCGATGTTTCCGCCGAACAGCGTCCGGACGCCCGAGCCGCCGAACATGGTCAGATCGCCTTCGTAGGAGATCGCCTTGCCGTCGGCGCCCTTTTCGGGGAACAGCATCGCGATGGCGTTGCGGCCCCGCAGATAGCTGCCGAAGCGCGGACCGGCCTCGTCGTTGTACTCCCGGCCGCCGGCCTTCAATTCGTCGAAGTAGACGCTGCGGGCGAAGACGGCGCGCTGAAGCGGGTCGAGGCCCTCGAAGTAGGTCAACGCCGCCTTGGCGTCGGCGGCCTTGTAACCGAACCTCTCCTCAAGCCAGGCGCTCAGTTCCTTGTCGTAGGTCTTGACCACCTTGCCCGGTTGCTCGGCCAGCGGACGGCCCGCCTCGGCCTGGTTGGCCGGGTTGAGATAGAGCCTGGCGAAGGCGTCGTAGTTCGGCCCGCCGGCGCCCACCCCGGTCATGATCGAGATGCCCGCGCCGCCGTTGCGGGTCGACGGCGAGATGTCGAACAGCGGCCCGATGCTGGTGAAGCGGCCCTTGTCGGCCTGATAGATGTTGCGGCCCGCCTCGACGATCAGGTTGCCCGGACCCGCCACGGTCATGTTGCCGTAGATGATGTCCCGGCCGGCCGAAATCCGCGAGATGTCAGCCTTGTCGTTGTGCACGACCAGACCGCCGGCGTTGTAGACGCCGAACAGGTAGGCGTCGCTGCGGCATTCGACGGGGCCGGCGGGGCTGCAGCCCAGCGCCGGACCCGTGCCCAGGTTGACGATGTCGCGGGAGGCCCGGACATCGACCGCGCCCGAGCTGACGTAGAGCTGGGTCTGGCCGTCGTAGGTGATGAAGCCGAAGCTCAGGCTGCTGACGTCGCCGTCCGCGGCATAGAACAGCGCCGGCTTCTTGCGGCCCGAGATCAGGGTTCCGGTCGCGGTGTCCTTCTGGAAGGCAAGCAACGTGCCCAGGCGCGTGGTGTTGCCGTTCACCGGACGGAGGAGGTTCGGGTTGACCTCCGGCGTCCGCAGGAACTCCGTCAGCCACGTGGGCCGGAACGGATTGGGCAGCAGGTCCGGCGAGTTGGACATGCCGGACATGGCGATCGGCTGGCCGGCCGAGAAGTAGCCCTTGGCGTCGGTGTAGCGCGTACCGCCGCCGAGGATCGACACCGCGGCCAGGAACTCGACCCGGCCCAGCGGCGACGGCGCCAGCTCCAGCGGCAGGATGCCGTCGGTGGAGCAGTACTCGTCACAGTTGGACGCGTTCCAGAAGATGCTTCCCTGGGCCGCGGTGACCCGCAGGATCGGCGGATACCAGTAGCGGCCGTCGCGCAGGCCGGCGTTGAACGAGATCGAGTCGCCCATCGCCGGACGCACGATCGGGGTCACGGCGCCGCCGGCGCTGAACAGGCTGACGCTGGTGTCCTCGCGCCACAGCGAGAAGGTCGTCCGCATGGTCAGGCCGTCCGGACGCACGTAGTCGCCGTTGGCGTCCACGTAGCCCAGCGAGACCGA
Coding sequences within:
- a CDS encoding dicarboxylate/amino acid:cation symporter, giving the protein MAAKKDSRFISGFGFQVLAAMVVGLGLGLLARNLGIEAGEPGYALAEILRQVGSIFVQLLKVLVPPLVFTAIVASIANLRELQNAAGLVWRTLMWFAITALIAVCIGIALGLLLKPGLHAGVSAALAAAPKTHGSWLDFLTGLVPVNVLGLSASTTITDGVAKTSLSFNVLQIVVVALVAGVAALRVGEAGAGFLAFNASALAVIRKVLWWVIRLTPVGTIGLFGNAVARYGWDALGQLGAFAGAVYIGLALVLLVVYPSLLALNGLNPVRFFRGAWPAMQLGFVSRSSIGTLPLTEAAAERLGVPRPYAAFAVPLGATTKMDGCAAVYPAVAAIFVAQFFGLPLSIGDYLLIVFVSVIGSAATAGLTGAVVMLTLTLSTLGLPLEGVGLLLAIDPILDMGRTAVNVAGQALVPTLVAKQQGILDQAAYDAAGEGSAPGEQPA
- a CDS encoding OmpH family outer membrane protein gives rise to the protein MMLRSFVPAVGALAVALPAFAQPAPAAQPLGGPVVPGVCLLSREAVFANAAAGKAASTRLADLTRTAQAEVEAERQPIETELRALEGQPDNPARRQKAEALDARWQTLQQKAAHAGREIEATRAKVMERIANEAQPVVAQAYAAKKCGLLLDRGSALGGNFANDLTGDVVKGLDAKLATVTFERERLPQPVAAPAPAAR
- a CDS encoding SapC family protein codes for the protein MTDASKAPAAEPSLDLPLFYREPHPLNGIHHADWRLKDGDLGFAADTAFSPIVVAELAAAARCYPVVFSAGEVAQPIAILGLEQRNLFVTNGRWAEDAYVPAYVRRYPFGFIATVNPSGFALAIDAASDRVVTAGEEGRALFEEGRPTPLTQEAMAFCNAFQAEADATLAFAAALREQDLLIDRRADATLPDGRQLGLDGFQVIDTERFAKLDDAVVLDWHRNGWLALAHFHLASLERFGALLTRQGAAQPEPATSSKKA